The window TGATTCACGTCACCAAGCACCTGCAGCCGTTCGCCGATCTCTCCCAGGCGACCGACGGCATTCCCCGGTTCCTCACCATGAGCGAGTACGTCTCGGGCTTCATGCCGCTGGGGTATTACCTGGCGTCCGGCCGCATCGCCGGCTCCATCACCACCACCGGGGCTGCCACGAAGCT is drawn from Candidatus Methylomirabilis sp. and contains these coding sequences:
- a CDS encoding thiamine pyrophosphate-binding protein, producing the protein MTITPSSGSDRNSGNFALIEALRRWGVTFYSRVNGGGVIHVTKHLQPFADLSQATDGIPRFLTMSEYVSGFMPLGYYLASGRIAGSITTTGAATKL